The Mustela erminea isolate mMusErm1 chromosome 18, mMusErm1.Pri, whole genome shotgun sequence genome has a window encoding:
- the MRM1 gene encoding rRNA methyltransferase 1, mitochondrial: MAMALLWAVGVSSWGCSGRHLARHFSRAAGREERPGGEELRRLLLDDLAPTPRSERGLELLFGLSPCLLALRAARRRVARLLLQAGRSGLQGERAELLRVAEARDIPVLRLRRQKLDALCRFQVHQGVCMEVSPLKPRPWTEVGEARPGDDPQQLWLVLERLQDPRNLGSVLRSAHFLGVDKVITTGRNSCPLTPVVSKASAGAMEVMDVFSTDDLASFLQAKSRQGWLVAGTVSCPGPEISPSSDIPITSCLEFLWDRPTLLVLGNEGSGLSLAVQASCQLLLTILPGRQLPPGLESLNVSVAAGILLHSICSQRKGSSGEQKREHLLQDPREPSTTSEGPGLAQHPGLSSGSEQERQNGS; this comes from the exons ATGGCCATGGCACTGCTCTGGGCCGTCGGGGTCTCGAGTTGGGGTTGCTCGGGTCGCCACCTCGCGCGTCATTTCTCCCGAGCTGCGGGGCGTGAGGAGCGGCCAGGCGGGGAGGAGCTGAGACGCCTGCTGCTGGATGACCTGGCGCCGACCCCGCGCTCTGAGCGGGGACTGGAACTTCTGTTTGGCCTGTCCCCTTGTCTCCTGGCCCTGCGGGCCGCCCGTCGCCGCGTGGCCAGACTCCTGCTCCAGGCCGGCAGGTCCGGGTTGCAGGGAGAGCGGGCCGAGCTGCTCCGGGTGGCAGAGGCGCGGGACATCCCAGTTCTGCGGCTCAGACGGCAGAAGCTGGACGCACTGTGCCGCTTCCAGGTCCACCAGGGCGTTTGCATGGAGGTCAGTCCGCTGAAGCCTCGGCCTTGGACGGAGGTCGGGGAGGCGAGGCCAGGCGACGACCCCCAGCAGCTGTGGCTTGTCCTCGAGAGGCTCCAGGATCCCCGCAATCTTGGGTCCGTGCTGCGTTCTGCTCACTTCCTCGGAGTGGATAAAGTCATCACCACCGGGAGAAACAG CTGCCCGCTCACTCCGGTAGTCAGCAAAGCCAGCGCCGGGGCTATGGAGGTGATGGACGTGTTCTCCACCGATGACCTAGCCAGTTTTCTACAG gcCAAATCCCGGCAGGGCTGGCTTGTGGCTGGCACAGTGAGCTGCCCCGGGCCTGAGATTTCCCCGTCCTCTGATATTCCCATCACTAGCTGCTTGGAGTTCCTCTGGGACCGGCCTACTCTCCTAGTGCTGG GGAACGAGGGCTCTGGCCTGTCCCTGGCAGTTCAAGCCTCCTGTCAGCTTCTCCTTACCATCCTGCCCGGCCGCCAGCTGCCTCCTGGACTTGAGTCCTTGAATGTCTCCGTGGCTGCAG GAATTCTTCTTCACTCCATTTGCAGCCAGAGGAAAGGTTCCTCtggggaacagaagagagagcaccTTCTCCAAGACCCCCGAGAACCCTCCACCACATCAGAAGGGCCTGGACTGGCGCAGCACCCAGGACTGTCCTCAGGATCGGAACAAGAGAGGCAGAATGGGAGCTGA
- the DHRS11 gene encoding dehydrogenase/reductase SDR family member 11 isoform X1, with translation MSGSRSEVGARLGATATAGMERWRDRLALVTGASGGIGAAVARALVQQGLKVVGCARTVGNIEEVAAECKSAGYPGTLIPHRCDLSSEEDILSMFSAVRSQHSGVDICINNAGSARPDTLLSGSTSGWKDMFNVNVLGLSICAQEAYQSMKERKVDDEHIININSMYGHQVSPHSVIHFYSATKYAITALTEGLRQELREAQTHIRATAWLLTGWRWGSAWPLSRSSLLVQCISPEVVETQFAFKLHDKVLEKAAATYERIKCLKPEDVAEAVLYVLSTPPHVQVSLVLTAPTLEEPRHLRGGQQGGLRGWGERAGCLKPCAFQQIGDIQMRPTEQVI, from the exons ATGTCCGGCTCGCGGAGCGAGGTGGGCGCACGGCTCGGGGCCACCGCCACGGCTGGCATGGAGCGGTGGCGGGACCGGCTGGCATTGGTGACGGGAGCTTCAGGGGGCATCGGCGCGGCTGTGGCCCGGGCCCTGGTCCAGCAGGGACTGAAGGTAGTGGGCTGTGCCCGCACCGTGGGCAACATCGAG GAGGTGGCTGCTGAATGTAAGAGTGCAGGCTATCCTGGGACTTTGATCCCCCACAGATGTGACCTATCCAGTGAGGAGGACATCCTCTCCATGTTCTCGGCCGTCCGCTCTCAGCACAGTGGTGTGGACATCTGCATCAACAATGCTGGCTCGGCCCGGCCTGACACCCTGCTCTCAGGCAGTACCAGTGGCTGGAAGGACATGTTCAAT GTGAACGTGCTGGGCCTCAGCATCTGCGCCCAGGAGGCTTACCAGTCCATGAAGGAGCGCAAGGTGGATGACGAGCATATCATTAACATCAACAG caTGTATGGTCACCAAGTGTCACCCCACTCCGTGATCCATTTCTATAGTGCTACTAAGTATGCCATCACCGCGCTGACAGAGGGACTGAGGCAAGAGCTTCGGGAGGCCCAGACCCACATCCGAGCCACG GCCTGGCTTCTGACTGGATGGAGGTGGGGCTCGGCTTGGCCTCTGAGCAGGTCCTCTCTGTTGGTGCAGTGCATCTCTCCAGAAGTGGTGGAGACACAGTTCGCCTTCAAACTCCACGACAAGGTCCTTGAGAAGGCAGCTGCCACCTACGAACGCATAAAG TGTCTCAAGCCCGAGGATGTGGCCGAGGCTGTCCTCTATGTCCTTAGCACCCCTCCACACGTCCAGGTGAGTCTGGTCTTGACTGCCCCCACCCTGGAAGAGCCCCGCCATCTCAGAGGAGGACAGCAGGGAGgcctgagggggtggggagaacgtGCCGGCTGCCTTAAGCCTTGTGCCTTCCAACAGATTGGAGACATCCAGATGAGGCCCACGGAGCAGGTGATCTAG
- the DHRS11 gene encoding dehydrogenase/reductase SDR family member 11 isoform X2, translated as MSGSRSEVGARLGATATAGMERWRDRLALVTGASGGIGAAVARALVQQGLKVVGCARTVGNIEEVAAECKSAGYPGTLIPHRCDLSSEEDILSMFSAVRSQHSGVDICINNAGSARPDTLLSGSTSGWKDMFNVNVLGLSICAQEAYQSMKERKVDDEHIININSMYGHQVSPHSVIHFYSATKYAITALTEGLRQELREAQTHIRATAWLLTGWRWGSAWPLSRSSLLVQCISPEVVETQFAFKLHDKVLEKAAATYERIKCLKPEDVAEAVLYVLSTPPHVQIGDIQMRPTEQVI; from the exons ATGTCCGGCTCGCGGAGCGAGGTGGGCGCACGGCTCGGGGCCACCGCCACGGCTGGCATGGAGCGGTGGCGGGACCGGCTGGCATTGGTGACGGGAGCTTCAGGGGGCATCGGCGCGGCTGTGGCCCGGGCCCTGGTCCAGCAGGGACTGAAGGTAGTGGGCTGTGCCCGCACCGTGGGCAACATCGAG GAGGTGGCTGCTGAATGTAAGAGTGCAGGCTATCCTGGGACTTTGATCCCCCACAGATGTGACCTATCCAGTGAGGAGGACATCCTCTCCATGTTCTCGGCCGTCCGCTCTCAGCACAGTGGTGTGGACATCTGCATCAACAATGCTGGCTCGGCCCGGCCTGACACCCTGCTCTCAGGCAGTACCAGTGGCTGGAAGGACATGTTCAAT GTGAACGTGCTGGGCCTCAGCATCTGCGCCCAGGAGGCTTACCAGTCCATGAAGGAGCGCAAGGTGGATGACGAGCATATCATTAACATCAACAG caTGTATGGTCACCAAGTGTCACCCCACTCCGTGATCCATTTCTATAGTGCTACTAAGTATGCCATCACCGCGCTGACAGAGGGACTGAGGCAAGAGCTTCGGGAGGCCCAGACCCACATCCGAGCCACG GCCTGGCTTCTGACTGGATGGAGGTGGGGCTCGGCTTGGCCTCTGAGCAGGTCCTCTCTGTTGGTGCAGTGCATCTCTCCAGAAGTGGTGGAGACACAGTTCGCCTTCAAACTCCACGACAAGGTCCTTGAGAAGGCAGCTGCCACCTACGAACGCATAAAG TGTCTCAAGCCCGAGGATGTGGCCGAGGCTGTCCTCTATGTCCTTAGCACCCCTCCACACGTCCAG ATTGGAGACATCCAGATGAGGCCCACGGAGCAGGTGATCTAG
- the DHRS11 gene encoding dehydrogenase/reductase SDR family member 11 isoform X3 translates to MSGSRSEVGARLGATATAGMERWRDRLALVTGASGGIGAAVARALVQQGLKVVGCARTVGNIEEVAAECKSAGYPGTLIPHRCDLSSEEDILSMFSAVRSQHSGVDICINNAGSARPDTLLSGSTSGWKDMFNVNVLGLSICAQEAYQSMKERKVDDEHIININSMYGHQVSPHSVIHFYSATKYAITALTEGLRQELREAQTHIRATVRARPSPAGDRVGAGPPHPARMLLGCTAWTLRGTVLCCCLHDPAQSLPMSAAGADRKGTQGGDLGRTRWLLDIG, encoded by the exons ATGTCCGGCTCGCGGAGCGAGGTGGGCGCACGGCTCGGGGCCACCGCCACGGCTGGCATGGAGCGGTGGCGGGACCGGCTGGCATTGGTGACGGGAGCTTCAGGGGGCATCGGCGCGGCTGTGGCCCGGGCCCTGGTCCAGCAGGGACTGAAGGTAGTGGGCTGTGCCCGCACCGTGGGCAACATCGAG GAGGTGGCTGCTGAATGTAAGAGTGCAGGCTATCCTGGGACTTTGATCCCCCACAGATGTGACCTATCCAGTGAGGAGGACATCCTCTCCATGTTCTCGGCCGTCCGCTCTCAGCACAGTGGTGTGGACATCTGCATCAACAATGCTGGCTCGGCCCGGCCTGACACCCTGCTCTCAGGCAGTACCAGTGGCTGGAAGGACATGTTCAAT GTGAACGTGCTGGGCCTCAGCATCTGCGCCCAGGAGGCTTACCAGTCCATGAAGGAGCGCAAGGTGGATGACGAGCATATCATTAACATCAACAG caTGTATGGTCACCAAGTGTCACCCCACTCCGTGATCCATTTCTATAGTGCTACTAAGTATGCCATCACCGCGCTGACAGAGGGACTGAGGCAAGAGCTTCGGGAGGCCCAGACCCACATCCGAGCCACGGTGAGGGCACGGCCCAGCCCTGCTGGGGACAGGGTGGGCGcaggccctccccaccccgcacGCATGCTGTTGGGGTGCACTGCTTGGACTCTGAGGGGCACAGTGCTGTGCTGCTGCTTGCATGACCCTGCCCAGTCCTTGCCTATGAGCGCGGCGGGGGCTGACCGGAAGGGAACACAGGGAGGAGA CTTAGGGAGGACAAGGTGGCTGCTGGACATCGGGTAG
- the GGNBP2 gene encoding gametogenetin-binding protein 2 isoform X5: MEYRPTFLLECTSANKAKCRTNATLKPVGEGESGKFYEGSSSSVSSEKLSTDKRSSEDHRKDSKCRIIFHYGPFQGTARGCWMDVWELMSQECRDEVVLIDSSCLLETLETYLRKHRFCTDCKNKVLRAYNILIGELDCSKEKGYCAALYEGLRCCPHERHIHVCCETDFIAHLLGRAEPEFAGGYERRERHAKTIDIAQEEVLTCLGIHLYERLHRIWQKLRAEEQTWQMLFYLGVDALRKSFEMTVEKVQGISRLEQLCEEFSEEERVRELKQEKKRQKRKNRRKNKCVCDIPTPLQAADEKEVSQEKETDFIENSCKACGSTEDGNGCVEVIVTNENTSCTCPSSGNLLGSPKIKKGLSPHCNGSDCGYSSSMEGSETGSREGSDVACTEGICNHDEHGDDSCVHHCEDKEDDGDSCVECWANSEENNTKGKNKKKKKKSKMLKCDEHIQKLGSCITDPGNRETSGNTVHTVFHRDKTKDAHPESCCSSEKGGQPLPWFEHRKNVPQFAESTEPSFGPDSGKGAKSLVELLDESECTSDEEIFISQDEIQSFMANNQSFYSNREQYRQHLKEKFNKYCRLNDHKRPICSGWLTTAGAN, from the exons cagagaagttaagtacaGATAAGAGAAGTAGTGAAGACCACAGGAAGGACAGCAAGTGTAGGATCATTTTCCATTATGGACCTTTCCAGGGAACAGCCAG AGGTTGTTGGATGGACGTATGGGAACTAATGTCCCAAGAATGCAGGGATGAAGTAGTTTTAATCGACTCTAGTTGTCTTTTAGAAACACTAGAAACTTACCTGCGAAAACACAG gTTTTGCACTGATTGCAAAAATAAAGTCCTCCGAGCATACAACATCCTTATTGGTGAACTTGATTGCAGCAAAGAGAAGGGCTACTGTGCTGCACTTTATGAAGGCTTGCGGTGCTGTCCACATGAACGGCACATACACGTTTGCTGTGAAACAGACTTCATTGCACATCTCTTGGGTCGTGCTGAGCCAGAGTTCGCAGGAGGGTATGA GCGAAGAGAAAGGCATGCTAAGACAATAGATATAGCTCAAGAGGAAGTTCTGACCTGCTTGGGAATTCATCTTTACGAAAGACTGCATCGAATCTGGCAAAAACTACGAGCAGAGGAGCAAACATGGCAGATGCTTTTCTATCTTGGTGTTGATGCTTTACGCAAGAGTTTTGAG atgacTGTGGAAAAAGTACAGGGTATTAGCCGATTAGAACAACTTTGTGAAGAATTTTCAGAGGAGGAACGAGTAAGAGAACTCAAGCAAGAAAAGAAACGCCAAAAACGGAAGAATAGacgaaaaaataaatgtgtatgtgaTATTCCTACTCCCTTACAAGCAGCAGATGAAAAGGAAGTAAGCCAAGAGAAG GAAACAGACTTCATAGAAAACAGCTGCAAAGCCTGTGGCAGCACAGAAGATGGTAATGGTTGTGTAGAAGTCATTGTTACCAATGAAAATACATCCTGTACCTGTCCTAGCAGCGGCAATCTCTTGGGGTCCCCTAAAATAAAGAAAG GCTTATCACCACACTGTAATGGTAGTGATTGTGGATATTCATCTAGCATGGAAGGGAGTGAAACAGGTTCTCGGGAGGGTTCGGATGTTGCCTGCACTGAAGGCATTTGTAATCATGATGAACACG GTGACGACTCTTGTGTTCATCACTGTGAAGACAAAGAGGATGATGGTGATAGTTGTGTTGAATGTTGGGCAAATTCTGAAGAGAAcaacaccaaaggaaaaaataaaaaaaagaaaaagaaaagcaagatgtTGAAATGTGATGAACAT ATCCAAAAGCTTGGAAGCTGTATTACAGATCCAGGTAATCGAGAGACCTCAGGAAATACCGTGCACACAGTGTTTCACCGAGACAAGACCAAAGATGCACATCCTGAAAGCTGTTGCAGTTCTGAAAAGGGTGGGCAGCCACTGCCTTGGTTTGAGCATAGGAAAAACGTACCACAGTTTGCAGAATCCACAGAACCGTCATTTGGTCCTGATTCCGGAAAAGGTGCCAAGAGCTTAGTTGAACTCCTT GATGAGTCTGAATGTACTTCAGATGAGGAAATCTTTATCTCACAAGATGAAATACAGTCATTTATGGCTAATAACCAGTCTTTCTACAGCAATAGAGAACAATACCGACAGCATCTGAaggagaaatttaataaatactgcCGCTTAAATGATCACAAGAGGCCCATTTGTAGTGGCTGGTTGACAACGGCTGgagcaaattaa